TAGTTTTTAAAGGTCTTAGAAGCATGGTAGGTTTCAAATGTGGATGCCTTGCATGGTAACCAAAAATACTTCAGGTCTTTTTCATAGTGCATCCAGGTTATTCCTCTCTGGTGACTCTAGGATGCTTCAAATACTGTCAGCAAGGCTACATGCAGTGCAAAATATTGCCAGTTTGTCTTCAGCTATGATTAAGTGCTTAAGACCTGTCTGACTTCAAACATAAATGTAAATGCTTTGTTGATCTGGGACCCTCATTTGTGTACATATATTGCAGAAGATGGGGACCCCTTATTTTAGATTGTATTGAAAATGTCACAGGTCAAGGGATTGGTTTAATTGtacttttattttgattattgGCTGTCCTGATACAAAAACACAATGAAGAGCGTTGATTCAGTCAGTAGGACTGTGGTATCTCATCTAAGCACCATACCAAACGCTAACTGTtgtacaaggagagaaatagaggaaatgtaaattaattcaaagctgaggaaaagttatgatcaggaaagaaagatgaagcCAGGTAGAGTCCTCTTTGGGCAATGCACTCAAAAGTGCCTGAACTGTCCTAGTATCTCCCTGTACTGAAACCAAGGGAAAAGCTCAATAACTTCAATCTGCTCCTATGATCCTCAGTGTGATTGTTATTGCAGATCTCACTGAGTAAAGACAGACAGGCACTCTAAAAATCCCAGGCATTCTGCTGTAGAAAGACCACACActcatttcccattttcagtcCTCTTCTCATTCTGTTTTGGGTCGTTTGCTTTCCCAGAGGacctttccctctcttttccctttcctctgtggTTGGGTGCTGAGGAGGTGATGAGCAGAGAGGTTATGCAAGCAGAGGGAAACATAGGGGACAGCTCCGAACCAAAACCGAAACAACAGAAGTGGATAAAAAGCCGTGGATCAAGTTATGTATCTGCTATTAGCGGCTGGATAAAGAGCCCTGCAGTCCCAAATGCACAAAGAATTATAAATACCCATAGAAATACTCTGTCTATTACCATAGCTACGTATTTCCAATCATCTTCCacctgcaagagaaaaaaaaaaggaaaaggataaaCTATATGTGATGTAACATGAAATTGCAAGTTGACATTATGCAGCAGAAATGTCCCTTATGCTTTTGAGTGTGAGGAGAAACATACAGTCAGGAATGCTGCTTGTCATGCTTATACCGGTTGCAGTTTTCAAGCGTTTTTAAAGGGGCCTGATTTTCTACCACTTTTGGCTGAGAACATTTAACACTGTCTTAGTCTGCtgaatttttctaaatattcaaGTCTGTTGGCAAGCTATGGCTGTGATGCTGACATTAACAAATAGGACCTGATTACGACGTGGGTGCAGAGTGGGGTGGTTTAACAGGAGGTAGAATTGCCATAGCTGCACATCCCTAGACGTTGTCTAAGGATTTGGCCTGACAGCCCACACAAGAGGCAGTTTTCTGTTCTGGCCTGGCTTGTCACACTGTCACTCCAGTCAAGCCCCACTTATTCAGCAAACTGGAGAGCTGGACACATGGACTATAGCAAAGCGAGGGTCCTGACTGAGCAAACCACAGCGCTATGTGCTAAGCAGGCCAGAACGGATTTTGTACGTCTGAGAGATATACCTTAGAATCACATGCAGTGAAGTTGCTGTCCTTTAAACTGTACCTACATACAGGGACCACCGCATCAGAAGAACATTCACTCATATAAAACTAGTGACTGGTTAAGAGCTCTCTATTGTGGGATCTTCTACTTGTTTTCACAGTTTATTGATGTTTCCCTGCAAGAGGCTGCTGTTGCGCTTCTTGTggaacaaaacacagcaagaacTCCAGCTGTTGTAAATGTAGCCACAGTTTTTAAGGGACTTTTATTTATACAGAACTAGTACATGATATCACCCATATAGTTTTTCAAGTCTGgctgaagcagaagcagcctgcAGAATCAGTTTCTCAGTGCTTGCCTGAGAACaactccctttttttccccaaagagaGGGtttttctcaaatgaaaaatcCTGCTTCCTAGTATGTTTTGAAAGGTAAGGTACAGAGCTGCTGATGCACTCACCAGACTAAGAATACAATTTCATGCGGCAGGAGagatttgaaaaatgcaaatcagCAAAACTGGCAATGGAAGACTTATCATGAGCTGTATAATCAAAGTGGCATGTTATTCAGATTGCTTCACACAAAGCCTCTTCCTTTTTGGAGTACATCAGAGAAATCAGCTAATACAGTACATGGATATGTTTTATGCACCTGGTGTGGCACTAAGAGCAGGGCTAAGATGTTGGGGTCAACCAAAACATTAAAGCTATAGGTACTAAGCAAGGCTTAACTCAATTGCCATCCTACTCTCTGCTGATAGACTTCTGTCCTTTGCTTTGGGCTGGCATGTATTACCCACACAGCCTATAAATTCAATCACCAGGCCTTAACTGTAGCCTTTTATTCAGAACATTATGGACTTTGTTTTCAGACGAAATTTCTTCTGCGGGACATAAAAAAGGggcaaaaaagtaattttgggGTTGCACAGAAGATGCATGAATTTGTGCTGATTTCAACAAAATATTCTGATATAAAGAATACCTCTCAACATTTCCCTCACAAGATACTGTGTTTTTCAATATAAACACAGCAgcagtatttaattttgaaatggatTTTGCCATCATAAAGCATCTAAAAAacttcaaaaccaaaagccaacatttcaaaacagatcaaaaataaatgtttcattaggttctaaacactttttaaaaacatctcgAGATGTCAGAGAATTCCTATTCCTTGTGAGTCCTGGGTGTGTGGGATGTCAGATAATCTTTCTTGGAGCTGCTTTTAGTTGCTTGTGTTTACATCTGAGAAAGTGGTCCCAGAACTCTCTAAATTCCAACATGCATTATTTTCTATGACAGTAATCCCAGCTAGGATGAAAGATTCATAACCTCACACAAGAAAATCCATTAATTCAAATGCCAAGTCTCATTTTTAAAcctctctcttgccttttttaaaagtctttattAATATCTGTTGTCTATTTTTATTCAGCTGTCTTCCccaaaacaacttttatttccacttatgtttttttttatggctgaaaatactgtattgcTAAAGTCACAGTTAGTCAAATCActgtaaaaatatcaaaaagcCAGACTGAAACTAAGTACAGACAACAGCATTCTGAAAGGAGTATCTTTACCAGATTTATCACTGGCTGAGAATAGCTCTTTTCCAGATCAAGTAGTGTGCTGCTAGACAAGCCCTgctctttaaaaagcagttcCCAGATTGGCTTGTTCCATTACTAACCCAGAAAAGCACCCTGCCTGGCAAACAGCATGCTCAGTATTGAGATGTCACGGCTTACCAGGGCGGAGAATTTGGTGAGCAGTGGAAGAGGGTTCCTTCTGAGGATCTACAgaatttgggttggaagagaccttgaAAGGTCCCATCTACTCTATTCCCTGCCCTATGGCAGGATCAGCTCTGCCTGATCAAAGTTCACTCCTCATGGCTGCAACAGGCTGATACTTTTCCTTTGAAGGGTGAGCCTCATGTCTAATCCAGAACTCTCTTGCTGCTTAAATCATCCAGTGGGGATAGAGGAAGAACAGGTGAGATCACTTTTCCTGTTCCATCCCCAATGGATGATTTACCTCCTCCCTTTCTGTAGGAAACCTGGATGTATTCATAGGTCTCAAAATTCTCTTCTCTAGACCCAACAACTCGGCTTCCTCTGGGCTGCCCTCCCAGAtcatgttttctcttgctgGAAGTGTGACCCCATGCCCAGCTGGGTAGTTACCTCTCTTACCTCTTTGGTTTCGTTTTGAGACCTCATGTTTTCTGCGATGAACTGAACGCTGCTAATCACGTCCTTCACTTCTGGGGAGTACTCCATGTGCTCTGCCACCCATTTCAGTGACTGATGGCTCAGTCGTTTTCTTTTGGCAGTAGTGAGTTCAGTTGCCTTGTCACAGTGACTGCATTGCTGCTCCTTGTGTATTTTGGCATCTTTGTGTTTGCTCTGCTTTGACTTGCCTGATGTATTAGCTGatcctttcttgtttttcctggagatgttttttttctgctgttctagTGGTCTCTGCATCAACAGGACTTTAGGAAGTAGGCTAAGAAAGATGGTTTTAACCCATTTGGGCATTGTGTGTGTGGTTGGAGTCCTGTAATGTATATTCAGGACAAACACCGTGATGACAATTGACAGAGTCACGAATATCATAGTGAAAAGTAAATATTCACCTACAAGAGGAATTACTAAGGAGGTGGATGGGATTGTTTCTGTGATCACCAGTAAAAATACAGTCAAAGAAAGGAGCACAGAGATGCAAAGGGTCACTTTCTCACCACAGTCAGATGGCAGGTAAAAAACTAACACGGTCAGGAATGAGATGAAGAGACAAGGAATGATCAGGTTTATGGTGTAAAACATGGGCAGCCTTCGAATATAAAAGGAATATGTTATGTCAGTGTAAATCTCTTCACAGCAGTTATATTTGATGTCATGTTTGTAGCCAGAAGCATCAACTATTTCCCATTCACTGTTTTCCCAAAAGTCATTCATATCTACTTTGGATCCAATGATCAGAAGGTCAATTTTGGCTTTGTCATAGGTCCATGAGCCAAATTTCAGTGAACAGTTCTGATgatcaaatggaaaaaaggtaATATCCATAGGAcaggagcttttaaaaatagctggtGGTGTCCAGGTAATCATTCCATCATAGCGAAGGTGGGCTTTGGTCTTGCCTTCAACTTGAAAATCTCCCACAGCACTAGAAAGACAAAtgaggcaaagaaaagaaaattaccatGAAAGTAAAATGTCTTTCATGGACACTGCAAGAGGATGCTTTTGAGAGAAGGGGTAAAATGGAAAAGTGTTCATCATACTTATTATACAAGACAATATCTGGTTTCCAAATTTTGTCTGCTGGTACCCGAACAAATTCAATGCCATCGTATTCTCTGGGATCCCATTGCAATTTGTAGTCATTCCAGATCTGAAAGAAGAATGGACAAGGATTTTAAAACCTTGTATTATCAGCAAATACCTGCTTTTCTGATCTTCCTAGGAGTAAAATGACAGGCTATGATAAAGGCTGAAAGTTTAGCACATGCAGAAGGGTACAACGGTGCAAAAGACAACAAGGCCATGTCCTGGAGAAACACTGGACTATATGAATGTTGCTCACGTTGATTTGCTACTCCCTCCTCTGTGAGAGGATTGGATGCCAATTGTTATCCACTGCTGACATGCTGAGATGCCTCCTCTGTCTTGCTACATCAGTATAGAGCCTTACTTGTGCCAGCTTACCTCCCCACTGCAGAGAGGACATACaggccttgctgctgctgtcatgaGAGTGCATCCTGCAGGTTAAAGAAGGCCAGCACCACAGCAGACCAGCACCGTAATGAGAGAGCACACTAACAAGCAGTTGCTGCCAGGGGACATTATTGGTTCCACAGGGACAGCAAATTTCCAAGTCAGGGGCAGTGAGGGATGCCGAGCAGCTCTCTTGTGTTGCTGTCCAGTGTCCTATCGTGGGACCATGCTCCATGCCCTCACAGCCTACCCCAAAGCTCCTGGTCATACGTACAGTGtcttttacagaaaactttGTGGGATGGCAATCAATGCCTGAACAAAACTGGTTTTGGTGGAAACTGGCGTGTTTTCTCATCAGCTTAGGTTCTCTAAGGATCTTTGCCTATGTATAAATGCTAAAACCTTAAGGAAAAATGGAAGCATGTTCCTTTTGCTAATAAATGTTGGCATCTTCAATATGGAGATGACCTAGGACTGCATATTTTGTCACACTTAATGGGTACATCCAGCTAGGTTTACCAGATAAACAAATGATCATGAAATTGAGGGAGAATATACCAAACAGGAAAGATGGGAGATGTAACCTCATGGAGATCAGaataaagaaattactttttcaaatgGGGCTTTGGTTAATGGAGCTTCTCCTTTTTCACACCTTTAAAATCCTTGTTACAAAACAAGCCTTATTATATAGATGTAGTTTACAAGGTAAGACACATTTCATCTTATCAACGAGAAATGCATGGGAAATGCACTGCAGTCACTTACGTGTCTTAGCCACAAATTTGTTTCCATAATCTGATTGACTTCATCCTAGAAAGAAACACAGGCATGCACATCTTCACTCCATACATCAGTTACAGCATCCTAAGATGGCCACAAGCTTACTTGATAAAACTGGAAACTAGAATTCCACATTAACTGATACCAGATTTTTCCTGGCTATTTTCAGAGGGCTTACGTATTGTGCAGTGTCACATGCAGCTcgactgaaacatttttaaagctctaCTGAAAAATTATGCCCCACAAATACCAGACATACAAAGAGCTGCACTGTTTTGCTGGGGGCCTGCCTGCGGACCTGGAGAGCACAAAACTTATAATTGCTCTGACAAGTACCAGAGGGATAAGGTTCTGCTGgttgttctgtgttttgttgggttcagtgtttaaaaaactcTGTTTACACAGTACTGCAGTGGTTAAGATTCAAGGAAAAAGGCATCTGTACCACAGTGCTCCTGCATCTCTATGCAAACCTTTAGAGCAGATGCACTCAACCAGCACCAGATTAGCTCAGTGTTGTCCTTCTTTCTAGAGTCAAATTATTGCTATTGCAACTCAGCGATGAATCAGGAAGGTGCTGCAAgagacacaaaaataaaatattgaatcTTGTTCTAATGAGCCTTCAGCCTAAAAGTATTCAGAATGACTCATATTACATGTATTTATGAATGCAGGCTGGCATTCACAATGAAAACATCTGCAAGATTATTGCTTTGGGTAGTTCTTAGTTTTTAAGCATGTGGACTCAAAAAATCTAAGATATTTACAAGCCAAAGGTAGAAAATGCTGATGGATCTTCAACATTGCATACTGAAGATTAAGcacaaagataattttaaaagcctgcaGGGTTCCTGTCTCTGGGGTAAACTAAGTTCTTGTAAAAATCATGACTATTTTATAAGAAAATCCAACTGATTTACTTACAACGTTCCCTTTTTCCTCCAGAGACAGCACTAGGAGCCAGGGGCTACAATGTGAGACAGAACTGCTGAAACCTGCCAAGCTATGTGcaacatggaaagaaaatattttgacaaagGAACTCTTCTAACGGGTGACATCTACCTTCaccaggaggaaagaaaacactttgtCAAAGGAAACTCAGCAGGTGACACCTGCCTTCACCTTGAGGACTTCCAATGCCTTCACTTATACTCTCAGGTAACTCAGTTCCCTGGTTGCTGTTGAATGTCGCTCTTCACTGTCTGCCGTATCTCAGAATCAAAACTCTGTCTCTGGTCTGTGGATGATTTGCTTCACAGAGCAGACTTCAGCAAGGATTAAGGTCAGGTTTTACTTCTTCCACAgtccctctcccctgccctgcctgtctACCAGTTCAGACACGCTCACCCTTGTATACAGCGCATCCCAGAACACACAACATCCATCCCCAGCTCCATGCTTTAAAacatcacattttattttgaaacagactgaaaaaccATGCATCTCTCAGGACCACTGGGAAATGACACTGGCCCCACAAAAGAACTAGGCCATGTGCCACACGATGTGGGCACAGCCAGGTGTCTCTGGAATGGGCTAGCCCTATGGAGAGTGGACATTTGGTACTGCTGCTCTGGGTGCCAGAGGCTGCTGCCTGGAGCAAAGGTGTTTGGCACTGCAGAGTAAGCAAATGAATCTGTGTAGCTCGAACCACTCATTTGAGTACTTGGAGCAACTCGGCTGACAGAATGAACAGCAAAGGTATCGGCACGTACACGTATGCACACATGACAATGTCAGCGATGAGGTTTGCAGGTGCAACCATCACAATTACATCTGCTGCATTAGCAATTTGCATGTGTTTGTAGCCATCCCCAAATCTCAGCAGTATTCTGTAACGAGTCTTACCACATTTGTAAGCTGAGTAATGGCCACTTCAAAATACACTGTGACAGGATCAGACACATTTTCCACTGGCCTGATGAACTGGTTGTACTGGGAGAAGAGTTTGTGAAATAACCGTTCCTCTGATTCGCAAGCTGTGGTACCTGTGTTGGTAAAGACAAAGAACTGCTATGTCAGAGgtaaggaaaagggaaaaagggtgCTGGATAACATACTAGTCCATGCTGTATTTCTGGATCCTGTTCTTGTGACCATGTATCAAGACACAGGAGCACAGGGAGAAGAGGGCTACCAGTAGGCTGTCTGTTGAAGGCATTTTCCTTCAACATGAACAATTCCTTCAAATGAAGGACATTGCCCACTGCTCCCTGTATCCTCAAAGTGTAAGGTGAATGGCCTGAATGGAAACGTGTCCTAGGCTGGATCCAGCCTATGGGCCTCCATTTGGCCCACCCTGATATCAGACCCAGGCAGAGTAGGTGGTGTGAAGCAGAAACCAAAGAAATGTGGTGGATTTAATCTTTGGGAGTTTTTATAGTAAAACTGAGAGCTCATGAAAAGCATAGCTACTTAGAAATTAAGAGCTTGAGGCTGCAACTACTGGATCAAAATCTGTCAGGGACTCTGATTAGGTGATTATAATGACTCCTCCTAGCCTTAAAAACTATGACTACATTTTATCCTCATGCTTTCTATTTCAGCTCTTTAGATGGCACAATTTTTGTTCTAAAGGAAGTTCATTTATTAAGttctatgagaaaaaaaatgtgaaaatactaaaatagCTTATAAAATAGCATGCATCTTCGTAATACAGAGCCGCTCTTTGGGAAAAAGGAGATCATAGCTGTAATCCCCAGTCAGTGCAGGACAGAGTGTATGGCTTAGTGAGAATAAGGTATACAACAGGCACTGAGCTGCCTCACTGCAAAGTCAAGAAGAATGCTTTTAATCTTTTACATACAGACAAAATTTGAAATAGTTATTTTCACTGTGCTAAGGGCTACAGCCTtagatttcaaaacaaaagattaAATTGTGTAGACTGACAACATCAGctcagaaaaacaattttctttaataactttGCTATTTCAATGCACTACTATAATTCAgcacttaaatttaaaatacttcatataGCAGAGATTTAGAATATGCTCCTTGTATTGA
The window above is part of the Falco cherrug isolate bFalChe1 chromosome Z, bFalChe1.pri, whole genome shotgun sequence genome. Proteins encoded here:
- the CHRNA6 gene encoding neuronal acetylcholine receptor subunit alpha-6 is translated as MLPNSLLSAQHEQSSPGDSGIKSARLCSAQQTPEFAANAKLKSTFVPPTYHPGGLYVFLPSVSFPKPLLSKGSSILLLAMHPEGWQCWCYPAFCVWVFVFTSLIKGTTACESEERLFHKLFSQYNQFIRPVENVSDPVTVYFEVAITQLTNVDEVNQIMETNLWLRHIWNDYKLQWDPREYDGIEFVRVPADKIWKPDIVLYNNAVGDFQVEGKTKAHLRYDGMITWTPPAIFKSSCPMDITFFPFDHQNCSLKFGSWTYDKAKIDLLIIGSKVDMNDFWENSEWEIVDASGYKHDIKYNCCEEIYTDITYSFYIRRLPMFYTINLIIPCLFISFLTVLVFYLPSDCGEKVTLCISVLLSLTVFLLVITETIPSTSLVIPLVGEYLLFTMIFVTLSIVITVFVLNIHYRTPTTHTMPKWVKTIFLSLLPKVLLMQRPLEQQKKNISRKNKKGSANTSGKSKQSKHKDAKIHKEQQCSHCDKATELTTAKRKRLSHQSLKWVAEHMEYSPEVKDVISSVQFIAENMRSQNETKEVEDDWKYVAMVIDRVFLWVFIILCAFGTAGLFIQPLIADT